Below is a genomic region from Hylemonella gracilis.
CGTTGGCTTGTACGCGCACCGCAGCTACATCACCGCGCACGGCCAGCCCCAGCAGATGGCCGATCTGGCGCAGCACGCCTTGATCGGCTTCGACCAGGAGACGCCGTTCATCCGCGCCGCGAGCGAGCGACAGCCGCTCTGGAAACGCGAGAACTTCGCCTGGCGCTGCGACAGCGACCTGGCCCAGCGGGCGCTGCTGCGAGCGGGGGCAGGCATTGGTGCCTGCCAGGTTGAATTGGCGCGGCGCGAACCGGAGCTGGTGCGCGTGCTGGCCGATGAATTTGTTTTTCCGCTGACGACTTGGGTCGTCATGCACGAAGGCCTGCGCAGCAACCCGCGCTTTCGCGCCGTCTTTGACGCGCTGGTGGAAGGCTTACGGCGCTACACCCAAGGCCAGGGTTAAGTCGCCACTCCTGAGCCGCGATTTCCGAGAAGCCCTAGGCTGTCGGCATGCGCTCGAAGGCCTTCAACGAAGGATCGACGGCATCCCAGACCAGCCCCCGCACGCGGTAGGTGAGCGCCTGCGGCGCGAACCGCTCCGGCTCGTCCAGGCTGGCCGCGGGGACGGCGATCAGATCCGGCATCGCGGCAAAGCGCAGGAAGACCGGCGTGCCGCAGACCGGACAGAAGGCGTGGCGCTTCACGTTGCCGCTGTCGCCCGCGACCTCCCACTGCGTGGCCTCGCCCGTGATAGTCATCTCGGCCTGCGCGGCAAAAGTCAGCCAGGAGCCATGCCCGGTGCCGCTGCGCCGCTGGCAATCACGGCATTGGCAGTGGTTCTGGAAGACGGGCACGTGCGGGGTGGTGTAGCGGATCGCGCCGCAGGCGCAGCCGCCGCTGTAGTCCAGACTCACGAACAGGCCCCGCTCGTGGCCCCCTTGGCCTTGGCAAATACGTCGATGCCTTGTCCGGTCTCCAGCAGGGACTTCAGGCTGGACAGGACGATAGGCCAGCCCTGCGTCACGCCCTTGGCCATGCCACTGCCAGCCTCGAGTTCGTCGTGGCTAACCGTGAGCCGCACCATGCCCTCGTATTCCGCCAGGTCGAAGGTCACGCGGCTGTAGGCCTCCGGGTCGTCGGCGCGCGAGGGACTGGCCCAGGTGATGACCAGGCGCTT
It encodes:
- a CDS encoding GFA family protein; amino-acid sequence: MSLDYSGGCACGAIRYTTPHVPVFQNHCQCRDCQRRSGTGHGSWLTFAAQAEMTITGEATQWEVAGDSGNVKRHAFCPVCGTPVFLRFAAMPDLIAVPAASLDEPERFAPQALTYRVRGLVWDAVDPSLKAFERMPTA
- a CDS encoding SRPBCC family protein, encoding MGKEKTSFVYVTYIRSTPDKVFEAIMKPEIARRYWGHENVSDWKPGAEWQHVRDDAQRAVQVLGKVVEVTPPKRLVITWASPSRADDPEAYSRVTFDLAEYEGMVRLTVSHDELEAGSGMAKGVTQGWPIVLSSLKSLLETGQGIDVFAKAKGATSGACS